One Devosia lacusdianchii genomic window carries:
- a CDS encoding DUF305 domain-containing protein: MKSLLLATAIFGLVSPAFAQDHSGHGAMTADSPASAAYQAANTAMHENMAVEFTGDADVDFIRGMIPHHQGAVDMAKIVLQYGTDPEVKALAEAVIKAQEDEIAWMNEWLAKKGQ; this comes from the coding sequence ATGAAGTCTCTGCTGCTCGCTACCGCCATCTTCGGCCTGGTCTCTCCGGCCTTCGCCCAGGACCATTCTGGCCACGGCGCGATGACGGCTGATAGCCCAGCCAGTGCGGCTTACCAGGCCGCAAACACGGCCATGCACGAGAATATGGCCGTGGAGTTCACCGGTGATGCCGACGTGGATTTCATCCGCGGCATGATTCCGCATCATCAGGGCGCCGTCGATATGGCCAAGATCGTGCTACAATATGGCACCGATCCCGAGGTCAAGGCGCTGGCCGAGGCCGTCATCAAGGCGCAGGAAGACGAGATCGCCTGGATGAACGAATGGCTGGCCAAGAAGGGCCAGTAA
- a CDS encoding gamma-glutamylcyclotransferase family protein — MTEARTELLFSYGTLQLAEVQTASFGRLLDGSVDAMPGYGQSLIEITDPDVIRKSGSNFHPIVVATGNPSDEVAGQVFAVTQTELAAADAYEVSDYKRVMVRLKSGKDAWVYIKA; from the coding sequence ATGACTGAAGCACGTACCGAACTGCTGTTTTCCTATGGCACGCTGCAACTGGCCGAGGTGCAGACGGCATCGTTCGGCCGCCTGCTCGATGGCAGCGTCGATGCCATGCCCGGCTATGGTCAGTCGCTGATCGAGATCACCGACCCGGACGTCATCCGCAAGAGTGGCAGCAATTTCCATCCGATCGTGGTCGCGACCGGCAACCCCAGTGACGAGGTTGCCGGCCAGGTATTCGCCGTTACCCAGACCGAATTGGCCGCTGCCGACGCTTACGAAGTCTCCGACTACAAGCGCGTCATGGTCCGGCTGAAATCCGGCAAGGACGCCTGGGTCTATATCAAGGCCTGA
- a CDS encoding LacI family DNA-binding transcriptional regulator translates to MQHQKLATIEDVAAIAGVSIATVSRAINEPTKVADETRRRVTEAIARTGYTTNAMARSLRMRRSNMILILAPDVGDPNFSNILVGLETEASKRGYGVLIGNTQNDAARETDYLRFISSNQADGLILFTGHLPYGFGSEGGESRLPPMVAVNEPVSNSDVPFVGVDNFEGARVATEYLISQGHRRIAFIGHSTSKAVNILREQGYRAALAGSGLPIDPRLILDGDGTTESGRAATEHMFVRDVLPTAFFCVNDATALGVIISLNARKYDLPREFSVMGFDDISFASFVTPSLTTMKQPRLKIGEEAMDLLVALLQGKPPRQNEVLLRAELIVRNSVSRVGRD, encoded by the coding sequence TTGCAGCACCAGAAACTGGCCACGATCGAAGACGTTGCGGCGATTGCCGGCGTGTCCATCGCTACGGTCAGCCGGGCGATCAACGAGCCGACCAAGGTCGCCGACGAAACCCGTCGCCGCGTGACCGAGGCCATCGCCCGCACCGGCTACACCACCAATGCCATGGCTCGCTCCCTGCGCATGCGCCGCTCCAACATGATCCTGATTCTGGCGCCTGATGTGGGCGACCCGAACTTTTCCAACATCCTGGTCGGGCTCGAGACCGAGGCCAGCAAGCGCGGCTATGGCGTGCTGATCGGCAATACCCAGAACGACGCGGCGCGCGAGACCGACTATCTGCGCTTTATCAGCTCGAACCAGGCCGACGGCCTGATCCTGTTCACTGGCCACCTGCCCTATGGCTTTGGCAGTGAGGGCGGCGAGTCACGCCTGCCGCCGATGGTCGCGGTCAATGAGCCGGTCAGCAATAGCGACGTGCCGTTTGTCGGCGTCGATAATTTCGAAGGCGCGCGTGTAGCGACCGAATACCTGATCTCTCAGGGCCATCGCCGCATTGCGTTCATTGGCCATTCGACCAGCAAGGCCGTCAACATCCTGCGCGAACAGGGCTATCGCGCCGCGCTTGCCGGCAGCGGGCTGCCCATTGACCCGCGCCTCATCCTCGATGGCGACGGTACCACCGAAAGCGGCCGCGCCGCGACCGAGCACATGTTCGTTCGCGACGTGCTGCCCACGGCCTTCTTCTGCGTCAACGATGCCACGGCGCTGGGCGTCATCATCTCGCTCAATGCGCGGAAATACGATCTGCCGCGCGAGTTCTCGGTCATGGGGTTCGACGACATCTCCTTCGCCAGCTTCGTCACGCCATCGCTGACCACGATGAAGCAGCCCCGTCTCAAGATCGGCGAGGAAGCCATGGATCTGCTGGTGGCCTTGCTCCAGGGCAAGCCGCCACGGCAGAACGAAGTCCTGTTACGGGCCGAACTGATTGTCCGCAACTCGGTGAGCCGGGTCGGCCGCGACTAA
- a CDS encoding sugar ABC transporter ATP-binding protein, which translates to MISAEGTPKSAILSAHRISKSFGEIPVLFSVDFDINAGEVHAIIGENGAGKSTLIKILSGIEQPTSGSISYDGKTVTLPPNGEAEAMGIVLIHQELNLAEHLTVADSIFLGREIKKFGFLDLGEMRRRAAAVLETLHVHVDPDARINTLSVADKQMVEIAKAISRDARVLIMDEPTAVLSVGETQTLFEQIRRLTARGVAVIFISHKLDEIMELAQRVTVLRDGQLIATVGTEALTPDSIAQMMVGRELSNLYPPKHEPDVDAPIVLSVRGLQAPGVKDISFDLRKGEILGFAGLIGSGRTAVAEAVVGLNHRTAGDVTVNGVAENFTEVAKSVDAGLAYMTKDRKGRGLLLNVGLQPNLTLLTLKKHLKNGFLDGKSEAKALERAVRRFDIRARDASVRVGQLSGGNQQKLMLGKTMESEPDIIIMDEPTRGIDVGTKQQIYHIIAALAAEGKSIIVISSEMQEVIGLSHRVLVMREGRLAGTLEGAEIVEAEIMRYAAGIKQGGEDERRSA; encoded by the coding sequence ATGATCAGCGCCGAAGGCACGCCAAAGTCTGCCATTCTGTCCGCGCACCGGATCAGCAAGTCCTTTGGCGAAATCCCGGTGCTGTTCAGCGTCGATTTCGACATCAATGCCGGGGAAGTGCACGCCATCATCGGCGAGAACGGCGCCGGAAAATCCACCCTCATCAAGATCCTCTCGGGTATCGAGCAGCCGACGTCCGGCTCGATTAGCTACGACGGCAAGACAGTGACACTGCCGCCCAATGGCGAAGCCGAGGCTATGGGCATCGTGCTTATCCATCAGGAACTCAACCTGGCCGAGCACCTGACGGTGGCGGACTCGATCTTCCTCGGCCGCGAAATCAAGAAATTCGGTTTCCTCGATCTTGGCGAAATGCGTCGCCGCGCTGCCGCCGTGCTGGAAACGCTGCATGTGCATGTCGACCCCGACGCGCGCATCAATACGCTGTCGGTCGCCGACAAGCAGATGGTGGAAATCGCCAAGGCCATCAGCCGCGACGCGCGTGTGCTGATCATGGATGAGCCGACAGCCGTGCTGTCGGTGGGCGAAACGCAGACGCTGTTCGAGCAAATCCGCCGCCTCACCGCGCGTGGCGTGGCAGTGATCTTCATTTCGCACAAGCTCGACGAGATCATGGAGCTGGCGCAGCGCGTCACCGTGCTGCGCGACGGCCAGTTGATCGCCACTGTCGGCACCGAGGCGCTGACGCCGGACTCCATCGCCCAGATGATGGTGGGTCGCGAGCTTTCCAATCTCTATCCGCCCAAGCATGAGCCCGATGTCGACGCACCGATTGTGCTGTCGGTGCGTGGCCTCCAGGCGCCGGGCGTCAAGGACATCTCCTTCGACCTGCGCAAGGGCGAAATCCTGGGCTTTGCCGGTCTGATCGGCTCAGGCCGCACGGCGGTTGCCGAGGCCGTGGTCGGTCTGAACCACCGCACGGCCGGTGATGTGACGGTGAACGGCGTGGCCGAGAACTTCACCGAGGTCGCCAAATCGGTCGATGCCGGGCTGGCCTATATGACCAAGGACCGCAAGGGCCGGGGCCTGCTGCTCAATGTCGGCCTGCAACCGAACCTGACGCTGCTGACGCTGAAGAAGCACCTCAAGAACGGCTTCCTCGACGGCAAGAGCGAGGCCAAGGCTCTGGAACGCGCGGTGCGCCGTTTCGATATCCGGGCGCGCGATGCGTCGGTGCGGGTGGGCCAGCTTTCAGGCGGCAACCAGCAGAAGTTGATGCTGGGCAAGACCATGGAAAGCGAGCCGGACATCATCATCATGGATGAGCCGACACGTGGCATCGATGTCGGCACCAAGCAGCAAATCTATCACATCATCGCGGCTTTGGCCGCGGAGGGTAAGTCAATCATCGTCATCTCCAGCGAGATGCAGGAGGTGATCGGGCTAAGCCATCGCGTGCTGGTGATGCGCGAGGGCCGGCTGGCCGGGACGCTGGAAGGCGCCGAAATCGTTGAGGCAGAAATCATGCGGTACGCCGCTGGCATCAAGCAGGGTGGGGAAGATGAGCGTCGCAGCGCATGA
- a CDS encoding ABC transporter permease: MSVAAHETGKPSKGFRIDLKTAGPLVALIVLCILGYLLNPAFLNEGNITNILTRSAFIGIIAVGATFVITAGGIDLSVGSMAAFIAGVMIIIMNSAVDTFGVSIWTVVLGCGSSLILGIGAGFINGFLNTKAKIEAFIVTLGTMGIYRSLVTYFADGGTLSLNNGARDIYRPVYYESFLRIPIPVWVFIAVAIIGWVLMNRTAFGRYCMAIGSNEHVARYSAIKVDRVKTATYILQGLCVSLATIIYVPRLGSASSATGVLWELEAIAAVIIGGTMLKGGFGRIGGTVIGALILTSIGNILNLTEIISNYLNGAVQGVIIVAAVYLQRGSLRTGRKKSAE, encoded by the coding sequence ATGAGCGTCGCAGCGCATGAGACAGGAAAGCCGAGCAAGGGCTTTCGCATTGATCTGAAGACGGCCGGCCCGCTGGTGGCGCTGATCGTGCTTTGCATATTGGGCTATCTGCTCAACCCTGCCTTCCTCAACGAAGGCAACATCACCAATATCCTGACCCGTTCGGCCTTTATCGGCATCATCGCGGTCGGTGCGACTTTCGTCATCACCGCCGGCGGCATCGACCTGTCGGTTGGCTCTATGGCGGCCTTCATCGCCGGCGTGATGATCATCATCATGAACTCGGCGGTCGACACGTTCGGCGTCTCGATCTGGACGGTGGTGCTGGGCTGTGGCTCCTCGCTGATCCTGGGGATCGGCGCCGGTTTCATCAACGGCTTCCTCAACACCAAGGCCAAGATCGAGGCCTTCATCGTGACCTTGGGCACGATGGGCATCTATCGCTCGCTGGTGACCTATTTCGCCGATGGCGGCACGCTGTCGCTCAACAATGGCGCGCGCGATATCTATCGCCCGGTCTATTACGAGAGCTTCCTGCGCATCCCGATCCCGGTCTGGGTCTTCATCGCCGTGGCCATTATCGGCTGGGTGCTGATGAATCGCACCGCCTTTGGCCGCTATTGCATGGCCATCGGCAGCAATGAGCACGTGGCGCGCTATTCGGCGATCAAGGTCGATCGGGTCAAGACCGCGACCTATATCTTGCAGGGCCTCTGCGTCTCGCTGGCCACCATCATCTATGTGCCGCGTCTTGGCTCGGCTTCGTCGGCGACCGGCGTGCTGTGGGAGCTCGAGGCGATCGCGGCCGTGATTATCGGCGGCACCATGCTCAAGGGCGGCTTCGGACGCATTGGCGGCACAGTCATCGGCGCGCTGATCCTGACCTCGATCGGCAACATTCTCAATCTCACCGAGATCATCTCCAACTACCTCAACGGGGCAGTGCAGGGCGTGATCATCGTCGCGGCAGTTTACCTCCAGCGCGGCTCGCTTCGCACTGGCCGGAAGAAGTCTGCCGAATAA
- a CDS encoding substrate-binding domain-containing protein, with the protein MSLKAIALGLLATSALAGAAVAQDTIKIGVSIPAATHGFMGGLNWHAAEAEKRLEAANPNIDLIIVTADGPADQASDLEDLVSVHQIQALVVLPFESEPLTEPVRAVADTGAFITVVDRGLTDPSIQDVYVSGNNTEMGVNSAEYMKTRLGEGDNIVILRGIPTVLDTERFDAFMGAMEGTGINVLDNKFANWNRDDGFEVMQDFLARFPDIDGVWAQDDDITLGVVEAIKQAGRESEMFVVGGAGMKEIVKGVMDGDPLVPVDVLYPPAQIATAMDVTVNHFISNGPVTGSYILGSPLITQENAEQFYFPDSPF; encoded by the coding sequence ATGTCTTTGAAGGCAATCGCACTGGGCCTGTTGGCCACCAGCGCACTGGCCGGGGCAGCCGTGGCGCAGGATACGATCAAGATCGGCGTCTCCATTCCGGCAGCAACCCATGGCTTTATGGGCGGTCTCAACTGGCATGCCGCCGAAGCGGAAAAGCGCCTCGAAGCCGCTAATCCCAATATCGACCTGATCATCGTCACGGCCGACGGCCCTGCCGACCAGGCCAGCGATCTGGAAGACCTCGTTTCAGTCCACCAGATCCAGGCCCTCGTCGTGCTGCCGTTCGAATCCGAGCCGCTGACCGAGCCGGTCCGCGCCGTCGCCGATACCGGTGCCTTCATCACCGTGGTCGATCGCGGCCTGACCGACCCGTCCATCCAGGACGTCTATGTTTCGGGTAACAACACCGAAATGGGTGTGAACTCGGCCGAGTACATGAAGACCCGCCTGGGCGAGGGCGACAATATCGTCATCCTGCGCGGCATTCCGACCGTGCTCGACACCGAGCGCTTCGACGCTTTCATGGGCGCGATGGAAGGTACGGGCATTAACGTGCTCGACAACAAGTTCGCCAACTGGAACCGCGATGACGGCTTCGAGGTGATGCAGGACTTCCTGGCTCGCTTCCCCGACATCGATGGCGTCTGGGCTCAGGACGACGACATCACCCTGGGCGTGGTCGAGGCCATCAAGCAGGCTGGCCGCGAGAGCGAAATGTTCGTGGTTGGCGGCGCCGGCATGAAGGAAATCGTCAAGGGCGTGATGGATGGTGATCCGCTGGTTCCAGTCGACGTGCTCTATCCGCCGGCACAGATCGCCACCGCCATGGACGTGACGGTCAACCACTTCATCTCCAACGGTCCGGTCACCGGCAGCTACATCCTGGGCTCGCCGCTGATCACCCAGGAAAATGCCGAGCAGTTCTACTTCCCCGACAGCCCGTTCTGA
- a CDS encoding heavy-metal-associated domain-containing protein, whose amino-acid sequence MSEKTVFTVNDMTCGHCAGTVRRALQEALPDAEISVDVATHKVSFTGDRAKGEEAIREAGYTPEAA is encoded by the coding sequence ATGAGCGAAAAGACTGTTTTCACCGTCAACGATATGACCTGCGGCCACTGCGCCGGTACTGTTCGCAGGGCATTGCAAGAAGCCCTGCCGGATGCCGAGATTTCGGTGGACGTCGCCACCCACAAGGTGAGCTTCACCGGCGATCGGGCCAAGGGCGAGGAAGCCATTCGCGAGGCGGGGTATACGCCTGAAGCGGCCTAA
- the cueR gene encoding Cu(I)-responsive transcriptional regulator, whose product MNIGQASNASGVSAKMIRYYESIGLIRAPLRTGSNYRVYGADEVHVLRFVKRARTLGFSVEETSTLLGLWQDKTRASGEVKDVATSHIAALETKIAELQGMVKTLKHLAHCCGGDNRPDCPILDDLAGEHPISKGH is encoded by the coding sequence ATGAATATCGGACAGGCATCCAACGCCTCCGGCGTCTCGGCCAAGATGATCCGCTACTACGAGTCCATCGGCCTCATCCGCGCGCCGCTGCGCACGGGCAGCAATTACCGCGTCTACGGCGCTGACGAGGTGCATGTGCTGCGCTTCGTCAAACGCGCCCGCACCCTGGGCTTCTCGGTCGAGGAAACCTCCACCCTGCTTGGCCTCTGGCAGGACAAGACGCGGGCCAGCGGCGAGGTCAAGGATGTGGCGACCAGCCACATCGCGGCGCTCGAAACCAAGATCGCCGAGCTGCAGGGCATGGTCAAAACCCTCAAGCACCTTGCCCATTGCTGTGGCGGCGATAATCGCCCCGATTGCCCCATCCTCGACGACCTTGCCGGCGAGCACCCCATTTCGAAAGGACATTGA
- a CDS encoding heavy metal translocating P-type ATPase, whose translation MNEHVHSKPDNAKPISIDIEGMTCASCVSRVEKALLKVPGVQSASVNLTTERATVQLDHSQHSAHEHALYQAIEKVGYKGSKTPEHHGQHSGHQHHEEDAAILRRDTLIAGLLTLPVFVLEMGSHLYMPMHMWLLSLVPQQTLYVAYFVVASIVLFGPGWRFFKIGIPTLLRGAPEMNSLVALGAGAAYLYSVVVTFAPQVLPAQTQYVYYEAAAVIVTLILVGRWLEAIAKGRTGEAIQRLVREQAKTARVQRNGTIEEVSIEQVKAGDIIVVRPGEKIAVDGEIVEGSSHINESMISGEPLPVSKTIGAEVIGGTLNTSGSFSFRATKVGGDTMLAQIIRMVEEAQGGKLPIQGVVDKITAWFVPAVIVLAIATFAVWTIWGPTPAYVFGLVNAVAVMIIACPCAMGLATPTSIMVGTGRAAELGVLFRKSEALQQLRDVAVVAFDKTGTLTHGKPVLTDIILDDDFEHDEVLALVAAVEAKSEHPIGEAIVAAAEQQGLKLGTVTDFESITGNGVRARVDGRLVAIGSMRHFSHLDFSDFTPAIEKLADEGKTPVIAAIDDKIAAAIVVADTIKPSSRAVIKALHELGLKTAMISGDDRRTAAAIARQLGIDEVRAEVLPADKVAALKSLRSFGKVAYVGDGINDAPALAEADVGIAVGTGTDAAIESADVVLLGGDLKGVLNALTVSRATMKNIWENLFWAFGYNVLLIPVAAGVLYPGFGILLSPMIGAGAMALSSVFVVGNAQRLRAVKGVSI comes from the coding sequence ATGAATGAACACGTCCACTCCAAGCCCGATAACGCCAAGCCGATCTCCATCGACATTGAAGGCATGACCTGTGCCTCCTGCGTGTCGCGTGTCGAGAAGGCCCTATTGAAGGTTCCGGGCGTGCAGTCGGCTTCGGTCAACTTGACCACCGAGCGCGCCACAGTGCAGCTCGATCATTCGCAGCATTCCGCGCACGAGCATGCGCTCTATCAGGCCATCGAAAAGGTTGGCTACAAGGGCAGCAAGACGCCGGAACACCACGGTCAGCACAGCGGCCACCAACATCATGAAGAAGATGCCGCGATCCTGCGTCGCGACACGCTGATTGCGGGTCTGCTGACGCTGCCAGTCTTCGTGCTCGAAATGGGCAGCCATCTTTATATGCCAATGCATATGTGGCTGCTGAGCCTGGTGCCGCAGCAGACGCTTTATGTCGCCTATTTCGTCGTCGCCAGCATCGTGCTGTTTGGCCCAGGCTGGCGGTTCTTCAAGATCGGCATTCCCACCCTCTTGCGCGGCGCGCCCGAGATGAACTCGCTTGTCGCCCTGGGCGCAGGTGCGGCATACCTTTATTCGGTGGTGGTGACTTTCGCCCCGCAGGTGCTGCCGGCACAGACGCAATACGTCTATTACGAAGCCGCCGCCGTCATTGTGACGCTGATCCTGGTTGGCCGCTGGCTTGAGGCCATCGCCAAGGGCCGCACTGGCGAGGCCATCCAGCGCCTGGTGCGTGAGCAGGCCAAGACCGCGCGGGTGCAACGCAATGGCACGATCGAAGAAGTTTCGATCGAGCAGGTCAAGGCCGGCGACATCATTGTCGTCCGTCCCGGTGAGAAGATCGCCGTCGATGGTGAGATCGTCGAGGGTTCAAGCCATATCAACGAGTCGATGATCTCGGGCGAGCCCCTGCCGGTATCGAAGACCATCGGCGCCGAAGTTATTGGCGGCACCCTCAATACGTCGGGCAGCTTCAGCTTCCGTGCCACCAAGGTCGGCGGCGACACGATGCTGGCCCAGATCATCCGCATGGTCGAGGAAGCCCAGGGCGGCAAGCTGCCGATCCAGGGCGTGGTCGACAAGATCACCGCCTGGTTCGTGCCGGCGGTCATCGTCCTGGCCATCGCCACGTTCGCCGTCTGGACCATCTGGGGCCCGACGCCCGCTTATGTCTTCGGCCTGGTCAATGCCGTCGCCGTCATGATCATCGCCTGCCCGTGTGCCATGGGCCTGGCCACGCCGACCTCGATCATGGTCGGTACCGGCCGCGCGGCTGAACTTGGCGTGCTGTTCCGCAAGAGCGAGGCCCTGCAGCAGCTGCGTGACGTCGCCGTCGTCGCCTTCGACAAGACCGGCACGCTGACCCACGGCAAGCCCGTTCTCACCGATATCATTCTCGATGATGATTTCGAGCATGACGAGGTGCTGGCGCTGGTCGCGGCGGTCGAGGCCAAATCCGAGCATCCGATTGGCGAGGCCATCGTCGCGGCTGCCGAACAGCAGGGCCTGAAGCTGGGCACTGTCACCGACTTCGAGTCGATCACCGGCAATGGCGTCCGCGCCCGCGTCGATGGCCGGCTGGTCGCGATCGGCTCCATGCGGCACTTCAGCCATCTCGATTTCTCCGACTTTACCCCGGCGATCGAGAAGCTGGCCGACGAAGGCAAGACCCCGGTTATTGCCGCGATCGACGACAAGATTGCCGCCGCGATCGTGGTCGCCGACACGATCAAGCCATCCAGCCGCGCCGTGATCAAGGCGCTGCATGAGCTCGGCCTCAAGACAGCAATGATCTCCGGCGATGACCGCCGCACGGCTGCCGCCATTGCGCGCCAGCTCGGCATTGACGAAGTCCGCGCCGAGGTACTGCCCGCCGACAAGGTCGCCGCGCTCAAATCGCTGCGTTCGTTTGGCAAGGTCGCCTATGTCGGCGACGGCATCAACGATGCCCCTGCCCTGGCCGAAGCCGATGTCGGCATCGCCGTCGGCACCGGCACCGATGCCGCCATCGAAAGCGCCGACGTTGTGCTGCTCGGTGGCGATCTCAAGGGTGTGCTCAATGCCCTTACGGTCAGCCGCGCTACCATGAAGAACATCTGGGAAAACCTGTTCTGGGCCTTCGGTTACAACGTGTTGCTGATCCCCGTCGCCGCCGGCGTGCTCTATCCCGGTTTCGGCATCCTGCTTTCGCCCATGATCGGCGCTGGCGCCATGGCGCTCAGCTCGGTCTTCGTCGTGGGCAATGCGCAACGCCTGCGCGCCGTCAAAGGAGTCTCCATATGA
- a CDS encoding Crp/Fnr family transcriptional regulator, with protein sequence MQPVRNDIHNSDLPILCQSCESRHQGICGALSPEQLSALSRHTRRMHYQAGDELIADAMPITSYGSVLRGVVKLSKVLEDGRQQVVGLQFAPDLLGRLFASESRVTAEAASDVDLCVVPKSAMEALVRETPALEHRIMLQTLRELDEARDWMVTLGRKTAQEKVASFLYLIASHIDPTQGEVATFDLPLSRADIGDFLGLTIETVSRQMSKLKADGVIEIENYRHVSVPDIARLRVRCG encoded by the coding sequence ATGCAGCCCGTCCGCAACGACATTCACAATTCCGACCTTCCCATCCTCTGCCAGAGCTGCGAGTCCCGACACCAGGGCATTTGCGGGGCATTGTCGCCCGAGCAGCTTTCCGCGCTATCGCGACACACGCGGCGCATGCATTACCAGGCTGGCGACGAATTGATAGCCGACGCCATGCCGATCACCAGCTACGGTAGCGTGCTACGCGGCGTGGTGAAGCTCTCCAAGGTGCTCGAAGACGGTCGGCAGCAGGTTGTCGGTCTGCAGTTCGCACCGGATCTCTTGGGTCGGCTGTTTGCCAGCGAGAGCCGGGTGACGGCCGAGGCGGCCTCGGATGTCGATCTTTGCGTAGTGCCGAAATCGGCCATGGAAGCGCTGGTGCGGGAAACCCCGGCGCTGGAACACCGCATCATGCTGCAGACCCTCCGCGAACTCGACGAAGCGCGCGACTGGATGGTCACCTTGGGCCGCAAGACGGCGCAGGAGAAGGTGGCAAGCTTCCTCTATCTCATCGCCAGCCATATAGATCCGACGCAGGGCGAAGTGGCCACGTTCGATCTGCCGCTGAGCCGCGCCGATATCGGGGACTTTCTCGGACTCACCATCGAGACGGTGAGTCGGCAGATGAGCAAGCTCAAGGCCGACGGCGTGATCGAGATTGAGAACTATCGGCATGTCTCGGTGCCCGATATCGCGCGGCTCAGGGTGCGGTGCGGGTGA
- the cydC gene encoding thiol reductant ABC exporter subunit CydC, translating into MRSLLAFRNLFVHQGRGLLLALVLSLVVLLAGVALLGTSGWFITAAALTTAGLAFNLFVPSSLVRAFSFIRILARYGERLAGHDATLRLLADIRGWLFGQLFPRLPLRDRGLRHGDLVGRLTADVDALDTAFLVAIGPIAAALIVGTALTGVLAWLLPSVALLYGLCFAAAVLIVPTGLIFASRSAGTDVVARASDARAAVLDGIEGHADITVFGVTETVQADFQATITLLANARGRLATLTSIAGFAVQALAAVALAGALWLGLLTFSSGQVDGPVLAGLLLAIAGSFEATGAIVRSIGKLTTAMAAAERLSAIAKAPVAIADPSDPAPMPVAATIELSDVAFGYDNGPLVLDGITLSVEAGEHVAMTGPSGAGKSSLLALLLRLAEPRAGTITLGGTPLDALRLADLHAGMALLGQDSPLFNDTIRANLLIARPDGDDDALWAALSAAGVEDFVRALPKGLDTLVGEGGRTVSVGQLRRMCLARTLLSPARVLLLDEPTASLDRAAEVAFFETLRTAAKGRTVILVTHAAIPTGSVDRVLTMRNGTLG; encoded by the coding sequence ATGAGGTCCCTTCTCGCCTTCCGCAACCTCTTCGTACACCAGGGCCGAGGCCTGCTTCTGGCCCTCGTGCTCTCGCTGGTCGTCCTGCTCGCCGGTGTCGCGCTGTTGGGCACCTCGGGCTGGTTCATCACCGCCGCCGCGCTCACCACCGCTGGCCTCGCCTTCAATCTCTTCGTACCCTCCTCGCTTGTACGGGCCTTCTCCTTCATCCGTATCCTCGCGCGCTATGGCGAACGTCTTGCCGGTCACGACGCCACCCTGCGTCTCCTCGCCGATATTCGCGGCTGGCTGTTCGGCCAATTGTTTCCCCGCCTGCCGCTGCGGGACCGCGGCCTGCGGCATGGCGATCTCGTCGGCCGGCTCACTGCCGATGTCGATGCGCTCGACACAGCCTTCCTCGTCGCCATCGGCCCTATCGCTGCGGCGCTGATCGTCGGAACGGCCCTGACCGGCGTCCTCGCTTGGCTGCTGCCCAGTGTGGCACTGCTCTATGGCCTGTGCTTTGCCGCGGCCGTTTTGATCGTTCCAACCGGCCTCATCTTCGCCAGCCGAAGCGCCGGAACCGATGTCGTCGCGCGTGCTTCCGATGCCCGCGCGGCCGTTCTCGACGGCATTGAGGGACATGCCGATATTACCGTCTTCGGGGTTACTGAAACGGTCCAGGCGGATTTCCAAGCCACCATCACACTCCTGGCCAACGCGCGCGGGCGGCTCGCAACCTTGACGTCGATCGCGGGTTTTGCCGTCCAGGCCCTCGCCGCGGTTGCCTTGGCGGGCGCGCTATGGCTGGGCCTTTTGACCTTTTCGAGCGGACAGGTCGATGGTCCGGTGTTGGCGGGGCTGTTGCTGGCCATTGCCGGCAGCTTCGAGGCCACAGGCGCCATTGTCCGCAGTATTGGCAAGCTCACTACTGCCATGGCCGCCGCCGAGCGGCTGTCCGCTATCGCGAAGGCGCCCGTCGCCATCGCCGATCCGTCGGACCCTGCCCCGATGCCGGTCGCGGCGACGATCGAACTGAGCGATGTTGCGTTCGGCTATGACAACGGTCCGCTGGTGCTCGACGGCATCACGCTTAGCGTTGAAGCGGGCGAGCATGTCGCCATGACCGGCCCCAGCGGCGCCGGCAAATCGAGTCTTCTCGCTCTGCTCCTACGGCTCGCCGAACCACGGGCCGGGACAATCACCCTTGGCGGGACCCCGCTCGACGCCTTGCGCCTTGCCGACCTGCATGCGGGCATGGCCCTGCTCGGGCAGGATAGCCCGCTGTTCAACGACACCATCCGCGCCAACCTGCTGATCGCGCGTCCCGATGGCGATGACGATGCGTTGTGGGCAGCGCTCAGTGCCGCCGGCGTCGAGGACTTCGTTCGCGCCCTACCCAAGGGGCTCGACACGCTGGTTGGCGAAGGCGGACGCACGGTCTCGGTTGGGCAGCTACGCCGCATGTGCCTCGCCCGCACGCTGCTATCGCCGGCCCGCGTCCTATTGCTGGACGAGCCGACGGCCAGCCTTGACCGGGCGGCGGAGGTGGCATTCTTCGAAACGCTGCGGACGGCCGCCAAGGGGCGCACGGTGATCCTGGTCACCCATGCGGCCATTCCGACGGGCAGCGTCGATCGGGTGCTGACGATGCGGAATGGAACGTTGGGTTAG